Proteins encoded in a region of the Inquilinus sp. KBS0705 genome:
- a CDS encoding DUF2238 domain-containing protein translates to MQKYYLLIFLFFAGLGASAVNPHDYFTWVLEVFPAIIGFFVLIVTFKRFKFSYLNYCFILVHCYVLFIGGHYTYAQVPLFNWIKDTFHQTRNNYDKVGHFTQGFVPAMITRELFIRLQVVKPGKWLAFLTVCVCVTISVLYEFLEWFVAIVSGESGDSFLGTQGYIWDTQSDMLYAMIGATCMVIFMARLQNKAIKQLTT, encoded by the coding sequence ATGCAAAAATATTACCTGCTCATTTTCCTATTCTTTGCCGGACTGGGTGCGTCGGCCGTCAACCCGCATGATTATTTTACCTGGGTATTAGAGGTTTTCCCGGCCATAATAGGTTTTTTTGTTTTGATAGTTACTTTTAAGCGATTCAAATTTAGCTATTTAAACTACTGCTTTATATTGGTGCACTGCTACGTTTTATTTATAGGCGGGCATTATACTTACGCACAAGTGCCCCTATTTAACTGGATAAAAGACACCTTTCATCAAACCCGCAATAACTACGACAAAGTAGGGCACTTTACACAAGGCTTTGTGCCGGCTATGATAACCCGCGAGTTGTTCATTCGCCTGCAGGTAGTAAAACCGGGCAAATGGTTAGCATTTTTAACGGTATGCGTATGTGTCACTATCAGCGTATTATACGAGTTTTTAGAGTGGTTTGTAGCCATTGTATCAGGCGAATCCGGCGATTCTTTCCTGGGGACACAGGGTTACATATGGGACACACAATCGGACATGTTGTACGCCATGATAGGTGCCACTTGTATGGTTATATTTATGGCCAGGCTGCAAAACAAGGCCATTAAGCAACTAACAACGTAA